In the genome of Chryseobacterium phocaeense, the window GCTATGGCAAACTGGCAGGTGAAAAATGAGGGTGCTGATATTGAAGAAGCAAACCTTATCATTAAAGAAATCTTCGTGGATAGTGCAAGACAATTGAAGAGACTAAGACCAGCTCCGCAAGGTAGAGGGTACAGAATCAGAAAAAGATCTAACCACGTTACATTAATCTTAGGTAATAAAGAAAATTAATCAAGGTATGGGACAGAAGACAAGTCCAATTGGTAACAGACTAGGTATCATCAGAGGATGGGATTCTAACTGGTTTGGCGGAAACGATTATGGAGACAGAATCGCGGAAGACTACAAAATCAGAAGATACCTTGAGGCTAGATTATCTAAAGGTGGGATTTCAAAAATCTATATTGAAAGAACACTAAAATTAGTAACAGTGACAATCACTACTGCCAGACCGGGACTTATCATCGGTAAAGGAGGTCAGGAAGTTGATAAATTGAAAGAAGAATTGAAGAAACTTACAGGTAAGGATATTCAAATCAATATTTTCGAAATCAAAAGACCTGAACTTGACGCAGTATTGGTAGCTGACAGCATCTCTAAGCAGATTGAAAACAGAATTTCTTACAGAAGAGCTGTTAAAATGGCGATGGCAAGTACAATGAGAATGGGTGCTGAAGGTATTAAAGTTCAGATCTCAGGTAGATTGAACGGTGCTGAAATGGCAAGAAGCGAATCTTTCAAAGAAGGAAGAATCCCATTGTCTACTTTCAGAGCTGATATCGATTATCACTGGGCTGAAGCTCACACTACTTACGGTAGATTGGGAGTAAAAGTTTGGATCATGAAAGGGGAAGTTTACGGTAAAAGAGAACTTGCTCCTCTAGTGGGACAACAGAAAAAAGGAGGTCCTTCAGGAGGCGGAAACAGAGGAGACAGAGACAACAGAAGACCTAGAAAGAATAACAATAATAACAATAATAATTAAAAATTTTAGATAGAAATTTTGAATTTTAAATTACCGTTACTTTTTTAAAATAAAAAAAATCTAAAATCTAAAATCTAAAATCTAAAATTTAGAAATTATGTTACAACCAAAAAGAACCAAATTCCGTAGAGTTCATAAGATGAAGATGAAGGGGATTGCTCAGAGAGGTAATCAACTGGCTTACGGAACTTTTGGAATCAAAGCTATAGAAGGTGCTTGGATTACTGCAAGACAAATTGAAGCTGCCCGTATCGCTGCGACGAGATATATGAAGAGAGAAGGTCAGCTATGGATCAAAATTTTCCCGGATAAGCCTATTACCAAGAAGCCAGCCGAAGTAAGGATGGGTAAAGGTAAAGGTGCCGTGGAATATTGGGTAGCTGTAGTA includes:
- the rpsC gene encoding 30S ribosomal protein S3: MGQKTSPIGNRLGIIRGWDSNWFGGNDYGDRIAEDYKIRRYLEARLSKGGISKIYIERTLKLVTVTITTARPGLIIGKGGQEVDKLKEELKKLTGKDIQINIFEIKRPELDAVLVADSISKQIENRISYRRAVKMAMASTMRMGAEGIKVQISGRLNGAEMARSESFKEGRIPLSTFRADIDYHWAEAHTTYGRLGVKVWIMKGEVYGKRELAPLVGQQKKGGPSGGGNRGDRDNRRPRKNNNNNNNN
- the rplP gene encoding 50S ribosomal protein L16; this encodes MLQPKRTKFRRVHKMKMKGIAQRGNQLAYGTFGIKAIEGAWITARQIEAARIAATRYMKREGQLWIKIFPDKPITKKPAEVRMGKGKGAVEYWVAVVKPGKIMFEVGGVPYEVAKEALRLAAQKLPVVTKFVVANDFVKPL